One Helicobacter ganmani genomic region harbors:
- a CDS encoding type I restriction-modification system subunit M, whose protein sequence is MSEKAIVAKVWNFATILRDSGVSYTEYVAQLSYLLFLKMESERESIGESSKIPTSCKWERLIRLDGLELESAYDAALAQLAKSEGVIGLIYNDAQNKIKEPANLKKLFVLMDSETWLGLNVDVKGAIYEGLLAKNATETKAGAGQYFTPRVLIDSIVELMELKPNMEVCDPACGTGGFLLSAYEVMKAQTKDKEELKCLRNERLYGKDITPLVASLCAMNLYLHGIGGEGGIIEIGDSLSELGNRRFDRVLTNPPFGKKSATKILAENGKVKSQKDEYNREDFFATTSNKQLNFLQHIMNLLKIGGKAAVVLPDNVLFEAGAGEKVRKKLLEDFNLHTILRLPTGIFYAQGVKANVLFFDKVATSEDSTQKVWVYDMRTNMNLSLVTSPLSAEHLREFESCFCVGAMENRKESERFRSFGIGEIKQRDKMNLDIFWLKDESLEDLENLPSPKELMKEIRAGLNLVLKEMSQLEGELN, encoded by the coding sequence ATGAGTGAAAAGGCGATTGTCGCAAAGGTGTGGAATTTCGCAACGATTTTGCGTGATAGTGGCGTGAGTTATACCGAGTATGTCGCGCAGTTAAGCTATCTGCTGTTTTTGAAAATGGAAAGTGAGCGGGAGAGTATCGGAGAGAGTAGCAAAATCCCTACAAGCTGCAAATGGGAGAGATTGATACGCTTAGATGGGTTGGAGCTAGAGAGTGCGTATGATGCCGCGTTAGCGCAACTTGCAAAGAGTGAGGGCGTGATAGGGCTTATCTATAATGATGCGCAAAACAAAATCAAAGAACCCGCGAATCTCAAAAAACTTTTTGTGCTTATGGATAGTGAGACTTGGCTAGGCTTGAATGTAGATGTAAAAGGTGCGATTTATGAGGGACTACTTGCCAAAAACGCCACAGAGACAAAGGCGGGAGCGGGGCAGTATTTCACGCCTAGAGTGCTGATAGATTCTATTGTGGAGCTAATGGAGCTAAAGCCCAATATGGAGGTGTGCGACCCTGCGTGTGGGACGGGTGGATTTTTGTTAAGTGCGTATGAGGTGATGAAAGCACAGACGAAAGACAAAGAGGAGCTCAAATGCTTACGAAATGAGAGGCTTTATGGCAAGGACATTACGCCTTTAGTGGCGTCTTTGTGCGCGATGAATCTGTATCTGCACGGAATCGGAGGCGAGGGAGGCATTATAGAGATTGGGGATTCTCTAAGTGAGTTAGGCAATCGGCGGTTTGATAGGGTGCTAACCAATCCGCCCTTTGGCAAGAAGTCGGCGACTAAGATTTTAGCCGAAAATGGCAAGGTGAAAAGCCAAAAGGACGAATACAACCGCGAGGACTTTTTCGCCACGACTTCTAATAAACAGCTCAATTTCTTGCAGCACATTATGAATCTTTTAAAAATCGGGGGTAAAGCGGCGGTGGTGCTACCCGATAATGTGCTTTTTGAAGCGGGAGCGGGGGAGAAAGTGCGTAAAAAGCTTTTAGAGGATTTCAATCTGCATACGATTTTGCGACTGCCCACAGGGATTTTTTACGCGCAAGGGGTGAAAGCAAATGTGCTATTTTTTGACAAAGTGGCAACAAGTGAGGATTCCACACAAAAAGTATGGGTGTATGATATGCGCACGAATATGAATCTAAGCCTTGTAACAAGTCCTTTAAGTGCGGAGCATTTAAGGGAGTTTGAATCTTGTTTTTGCGTGGGGGCAATGGAAAATCGCAAGGAGAGTGAGCGATTTCGCTCGTTTGGCATTGGGGAGATTAAGCAGCGCGATAAGATGAATTTAGATATTTTTTGGCTAAAAGATGAGAGTTTAGAGGATTTGGAGAATCTACCAAGCCCAAAAGAATTAATGAAAGAGATTCGTGCAGGTTTGAATTTAGTTTTAAAGGAGATGTCTCAATTGGAGGGAGAATTAAACTAG
- the mazF gene encoding endoribonuclease MazF — translation MANYVPQSGDLIWLDFTPQSGHEQRGKRPALVLSPKEYNQKSGLCLCVPLTSKIKGYPFEVPCAVGDKEGVILSDQLRNVDFKARGANFIKQCEKEVLEQVKCNLALLLGI, via the coding sequence ATGGCAAACTATGTGCCTCAAAGTGGTGATTTGATTTGGCTTGATTTCACTCCGCAGAGCGGGCACGAGCAAAGAGGTAAAAGACCAGCACTTGTCCTAAGTCCAAAGGAATATAATCAAAAAAGTGGTTTGTGCCTTTGTGTGCCTCTTACGAGCAAAATAAAAGGCTATCCTTTTGAAGTGCCTTGTGCGGTTGGAGATAAAGAGGGAGTGATTTTAAGCGACCAGCTAAGAAATGTAGATTTTAAGGCGAGGGGAGCGAACTTTATAAAGCAGTGTGAAAAGGAAGTGCTAGAGCAAGTAAAATGCAATCTTGCTTTGTTGCTTGGGATTTAA
- a CDS encoding AbrB/MazE/SpoVT family DNA-binding domain-containing protein has translation MTSEVKLNKWGNSLALRIPSSFLENLGFNQDSKLKLSIQDERLIIEKQKDLKQICKAMNKRNLNIDSVWENDTIGKEW, from the coding sequence ATGACAAGTGAAGTCAAACTCAATAAATGGGGAAATTCATTAGCTTTGCGTATTCCTAGTAGTTTTTTGGAAAACTTGGGATTCAATCAAGATTCTAAGCTCAAACTTAGTATTCAAGATGAAAGGCTCATTATTGAAAAACAAAAGGATTTAAAGCAAATATGCAAAGCGATGAATAAAAGGAATCTGAATATAGACAGCGTTTGGGAAAACGACACAATAGGCAAGGAATGGTAA
- a CDS encoding restriction endonuclease subunit S, protein MINNFHNFPQGWEVKTLGEVGKVVSGGTPSTSNKDNFDGEIAWITPADLSGYKEKYISKGKRNLSEQGLKNSSARLLPPNSILFSSRAPIGYVAIASNTLCTNQGFKNLIPNDDVSSEYIYYFLLYSKRLAESVASGTTFKEISATNFSKLPIPLPPLETQKAIVEKLENAFAHIDEAVRHLKSVQTNIPRLKSSLLHCAFSGKLTESQNSSHEVQTLKSVVGVEGETLPFEPPHPLIKTEIPQGWEIKTLGEIGKVISGGTPSTSNKDNFDGEIAWITPADLSGYKEKYISKGKRNLSEQGLKNSSARLLPPNSILFSSRAPIGYVAIASNALCTNQGFKNLIPNGNVSSEYIYYFLLHSKRLAESVASGTTFKEISAASFSKLPIPLPPLATQNQIVQILESKFAHLEKLAQFVNASLENLQRLKSSLLNQAFKGELV, encoded by the coding sequence ATGATAAATAATTTTCACAATTTCCCGCAAGGTTGGGAAGTTAAAACACTTGGGGAAGTAGGTAAGGTTGTTTCAGGTGGCACTCCCTCCACAAGCAATAAAGATAATTTTGATGGGGAAATTGCTTGGATTACACCCGCAGACTTATCGGGTTATAAAGAAAAATATATTTCAAAGGGAAAAAGAAATCTTAGCGAACAAGGCTTAAAAAACTCATCGGCTAGACTTTTGCCCCCAAATTCTATTCTTTTTTCATCAAGAGCGCCTATTGGGTATGTTGCGATTGCTTCAAATACTTTATGCACAAATCAAGGCTTTAAGAATTTAATTCCAAATGATGATGTGAGCAGTGAATATATTTATTATTTCTTATTGTATTCCAAAAGATTGGCAGAAAGTGTTGCGAGTGGGACAACCTTTAAAGAAATCTCCGCCACAAATTTTTCAAAACTCCCTATCCCCCTCCCACCCCTTGAAACCCAAAAAGCCATAGTGGAGAAGCTAGAAAATGCCTTTGCACATATTGATGAGGCAGTGCGTCATCTTAAGTCGGTGCAAACAAACATTCCGCGCCTTAAATCCTCCTTGCTCCACTGCGCCTTTAGTGGCAAGCTCACAGAATCTCAAAATTCATCGCACGAAGTGCAAACCTTAAAAAGCGTTGTCGGGGTGGAGGGAGAGACTTTGCCATTTGAGCCTCCCCACCCTCTCATAAAAACAGAAATTCCGCAAGGTTGGGAAATTAAAACACTTGGTGAGATAGGCAAGGTTATTTCAGGTGGCACTCCCTCCACAAGCAACAAAGATAATTTTGATGGAGAAATTGCTTGGATTACACCCGCAGATTTATCGGGTTATAAAGAAAAATATATTTCAAAAGGAAAAAGAAACCTTAGCGAACAAGGTTTAAAAAACTCATCGGCTAGACTTTTGCCCCCAAATTCTATTCTTTTTTCATCAAGAGCACCGATTGGGTATGTTGCGATTGCTTCAAATGCTTTATGCACAAATCAAGGGTTTAAGAATTTAATCCCTAATGGCAATGTGAGCAGTGAATATATTTATTATTTTTTATTGCATTCTAAAAGATTGGCAGAAAGTGTTGCAAGTGGGACGACCTTTAAAGAAATTTCCGCTGCAAGTTTTTCAAAACTTCCTATCCCTCTCCCACCCCTTGCAACCCAAAATCAAATCGTGCAAATTTTAGAATCCAAATTTGCGCATTTGGAGAAGTTAGCGCAGTTTGTGAATGCAAGCCTAGAAAATCTCCAAAGGCTCAAATCCTCACTTTTAAACCAAGCCTTTAAGGGTGAGCTGGTGTAA
- a CDS encoding AAA family ATPase: MIKKFSKINYGSYQDFSWDNLQEFQKLNIFYGRNYSGKTTLSRILRSFEVKNPHSDYVGSTFQIEIKENAPPLTQDDIANNDLVIRVYNKDFVKENLGFLIDDKAGDIKAFASVIVGEENKKTQAKIQELQNKLGNEKENKENNIFVSGLYKELQDLNKEKADTLDKIKTKNQDEKLSKKASQIKSNSNFVIQGTNYDIRNIRKDIETIKTPNSNFILESHEKQTKEALISDEIKQSLDFEISFNVNRFSEFITKSRILIETKITPKQNIENQLRSWLDEGLKLHEHSKDTQQCKFCNNTLTQERIQWLLENVKDDKTDLMKSEINAYLEEIKGMEKDSEKVLEKVQKIESQSFYKNLREDFNQYKTNLESAIRSYNNSSLRQLRQNLEDKLKGIYNPNIIFHEVTDNSREIQQILNSIKDLCTQNNKQTKTLEQDQENARKALRLDEVARFIDNIDYFKTQEEIKELENTLKIKDKEIKDKEQEIEKIKKEIQELQDSLSDEKTGADKANEYLKSFFGNNQLEFKSIPEKKGEFKIHRNNEAAKNLSEGECSLLAFCYFVAKLQDRATKDKKPIIWIDDPISSLDSNHIFFIFSLIESQIAKPKNYTQLFISTHNLDFLRYLKSLTDFQWRDNKKTPMFLIEKQQSSTIKELPLHIKKYITEFNYLFKKILECAESKVVSDITLDAYYNVANNIRKFLDYYLFFKYPSNENLIEKYKYFFKDYQKASFVNRIINEFSHLEETTIRATMPIDLQEIQEVAKMVIERLKDDKEQFNALLKSIGKGEDINNDK, from the coding sequence ATGATTAAAAAATTTTCAAAAATAAATTATGGTTCTTATCAAGATTTTTCTTGGGATAATTTGCAGGAATTTCAAAAATTAAATATTTTTTATGGGCGTAATTATTCAGGAAAAACAACTTTATCAAGGATTCTAAGGAGTTTTGAAGTTAAGAATCCACATAGTGATTATGTGGGTTCTACTTTTCAGATTGAAATTAAAGAGAATGCACCCCCTTTAACTCAAGATGATATTGCTAATAATGATTTAGTAATTAGGGTGTATAACAAAGATTTTGTAAAAGAGAATCTAGGATTCTTAATTGATGATAAGGCAGGGGATATTAAAGCTTTTGCTTCTGTTATTGTGGGCGAGGAAAACAAGAAAACTCAAGCTAAAATACAAGAATTGCAAAACAAACTTGGAAATGAGAAAGAGAATAAAGAAAACAATATTTTTGTCAGTGGTTTATATAAGGAATTGCAGGATTTAAATAAAGAAAAAGCTGATACTTTAGATAAAATTAAAACAAAAAATCAAGATGAAAAGCTTAGCAAAAAAGCAAGTCAAATAAAATCAAATTCAAACTTTGTAATACAAGGAACTAATTATGATATTAGAAATATTAGAAAAGATATTGAAACAATCAAAACACCAAATTCAAATTTCATTCTTGAATCTCACGAAAAACAAACCAAAGAAGCCTTAATTAGTGATGAGATAAAGCAATCCTTAGACTTTGAAATATCTTTTAATGTCAATCGTTTTTCAGAGTTTATTACAAAAAGCAGAATTTTAATAGAAACCAAAATCACTCCAAAACAAAATATAGAAAATCAGCTTAGAAGTTGGCTTGATGAGGGTTTGAAGTTGCACGAACATTCAAAAGATACGCAACAATGCAAATTTTGCAATAATACCCTTACTCAAGAGAGAATCCAATGGCTTTTAGAAAATGTTAAAGATGATAAAACAGACCTAATGAAATCTGAAATCAACGCATATCTTGAAGAAATAAAAGGTATGGAAAAAGATTCTGAAAAAGTTTTAGAGAAAGTGCAAAAAATTGAATCTCAGAGTTTTTATAAAAACCTCCGAGAGGATTTTAATCAGTATAAAACTAATTTAGAATCGGCAATAAGGAGTTATAACAATAGCAGTCTGCGGCAATTAAGGCAGAATTTAGAGGATAAGTTAAAAGGCATTTATAATCCAAATATTATTTTTCACGAGGTAACAGACAATTCCCGAGAGATTCAACAAATTCTAAATTCTATCAAAGATTTATGCACCCAAAATAACAAACAAACAAAAACCCTAGAGCAAGACCAAGAAAACGCTAGAAAAGCACTAAGGTTAGATGAAGTAGCAAGATTTATAGATAATATAGATTATTTTAAAACGCAAGAGGAAATTAAAGAGCTAGAAAATACCCTAAAAATCAAAGACAAAGAGATAAAAGATAAAGAACAAGAGATAGAAAAAATAAAAAAAGAAATTCAAGAACTGCAAGATTCTTTAAGTGATGAAAAAACAGGAGCGGATAAAGCAAACGAATACCTTAAATCTTTCTTTGGAAACAATCAGCTTGAATTTAAATCTATCCCCGAGAAAAAGGGCGAGTTTAAAATTCACAGAAACAATGAAGCAGCAAAAAACCTAAGCGAGGGGGAATGCAGTCTTTTAGCCTTTTGTTATTTTGTAGCCAAATTACAAGATAGAGCCACTAAAGATAAAAAGCCTATTATTTGGATAGATGACCCCATTAGCAGCTTGGATAGCAACCACATCTTTTTTATTTTTTCTTTGATTGAAAGCCAAATCGCAAAGCCTAAAAACTACACTCAACTTTTCATCTCTACGCATAATTTAGATTTTTTAAGATATTTAAAGAGTCTCACAGACTTTCAATGGCGTGATAATAAAAAAACACCAATGTTTTTAATAGAAAAGCAACAATCAAGCACCATTAAAGAATTGCCACTCCATATAAAAAAATATATTACAGAGTTTAACTATCTTTTTAAAAAAATTTTAGAATGTGCCGAATCTAAGGTGGTTAGCGATATTACATTAGATGCTTATTATAATGTTGCAAATAACATTAGAAAATTCTTAGATTATTATTTATTTTTCAAATATCCAAGCAATGAAAATTTGATAGAAAAATATAAATATTTTTTTAAAGACTATCAAAAAGCTAGTTTTGTAAATAGAATCATTAATGAATTTTCTCATTTAGAAGAAACCACTATTAGAGCCACAATGCCGATAGATTTGCAAGAGATACAAGAGGTTGCTAAAATGGTTATTGAACGATTAAAAGACGATAAAGAACAATTTAATGCACTTTTAAAAAGCATAGGTAAAGGTGAGGATATAAATAATGATAAATAA
- a CDS encoding DUF3037 domain-containing protein → MRKIYTYRVIKYFPHIRSDEFFNVGIWLWDEQGNKKQIYIDKSQEHIKHLFKFPSIDKKALPFFLESIRQEMNAQSWYDNHLRFSEIDSIVSEQDINEVANILYEDYIGYKFHVREQKDRYAQANETTKIVYEKKFQNKLLLESCNDFSFSVVNKITSKKYYSRFGSVNDKADIQELMYFSLKDKNYTKMNISLLGIVSADEAEIQSCKEDFLSPNHIAYAPYSNNEDCERYFESISQTA, encoded by the coding sequence ATGCGTAAAATCTATACTTACAGGGTGATAAAATACTTTCCACATATAAGAAGTGATGAGTTTTTTAATGTTGGCATTTGGCTATGGGACGAGCAAGGCAATAAAAAACAAATCTATATTGATAAAAGCCAAGAGCATATCAAGCACCTTTTTAAATTCCCCTCCATTGATAAAAAAGCCTTACCTTTTTTCTTAGAAAGCATAAGGCAAGAGATGAACGCACAATCTTGGTATGATAATCATTTACGCTTTAGCGAGATAGATTCCATAGTAAGCGAACAAGATATAAATGAGGTAGCAAATATTTTATATGAGGATTATATCGGTTATAAGTTTCACGTTAGAGAGCAAAAAGATAGATATGCACAAGCCAATGAAACAACAAAAATTGTCTATGAAAAGAAGTTTCAAAATAAGCTTTTATTGGAATCTTGTAATGATTTTTCTTTTTCTGTCGTTAATAAAATAACAAGCAAGAAATATTATAGTAGATTTGGCAGTGTAAATGATAAGGCGGACATACAAGAATTAATGTATTTTAGCTTAAAAGACAAAAATTATACAAAAATGAATATCAGCCTTTTAGGTATTGTCTCTGCTGATGAAGCGGAGATACAATCGTGCAAAGAGGATTTTTTGAGTCCCAATCATATTGCTTATGCTCCTTATTCAAATAACGAAGATTGTGAAAGGTATTTTGAGAGTATTTCACAAACTGCGTAA
- a CDS encoding HipA family kinase → MERRLINKIQRVMGYGMTCPLHIVADDGKDYILKTRIKTFDSNDEPFTSSKELFAEIFSYLYLNALNASYIPKFCLLEVNDETLSLAQKFANSQDEREKQAYENLKVSKGLNLGVEFIPNASKSLPPRNFTQEFKRLTIHYDARLMNTDRSTENPNILKDSNEKYWLIDFGLALDSLYLFDDLKSKTKMFSPNEIYFDKCCFKDYLFNEIERKNIKHLRSKVDKVALNNIIQNICKITHLFEAKSQEKEYLAQIIAKREQSKRIFNA, encoded by the coding sequence GTGGAAAGAAGGCTAATTAACAAAATACAAAGAGTAATGGGCTATGGAATGACTTGCCCGTTGCATATTGTTGCAGATGATGGAAAAGATTATATTTTAAAGACAAGAATAAAAACTTTTGATTCAAATGATGAGCCTTTCACTTCCTCTAAAGAGCTTTTTGCTGAAATTTTTTCTTATCTTTACCTAAATGCTTTAAATGCCTCTTATATTCCAAAGTTTTGCCTCCTTGAAGTCAATGACGAGACACTTAGCCTAGCACAGAAATTCGCAAATAGTCAAGACGAGAGAGAAAAACAAGCTTATGAAAACCTTAAAGTTTCAAAAGGCTTGAATCTAGGTGTGGAATTTATACCTAATGCAAGTAAGTCTCTCCCCCCAAGGAACTTCACACAAGAATTTAAACGCTTAACCATTCACTATGATGCAAGGTTAATGAATACAGACAGAAGCACAGAAAATCCTAATATCTTAAAAGATTCTAACGAAAAATATTGGTTGATTGATTTTGGTTTAGCGTTAGATTCACTTTATCTTTTTGATGATTTAAAATCAAAAACCAAAATGTTTAGTCCAAATGAAATCTATTTTGATAAATGTTGCTTTAAAGATTATCTTTTTAACGAAATAGAGAGAAAAAATATCAAGCACTTGCGTTCAAAAGTTGATAAGGTTGCGTTAAATAATATTATCCAAAATATTTGTAAAATCACGCATTTATTTGAGGCAAAATCACAGGAGAAAGAATATTTAGCACAAATCATTGCCAAAAGAGAGCAATCAAAAAGGATTTTTAATGCGTAA
- a CDS encoding type I restriction endonuclease subunit R — protein MEQDLKPEQQAREEIDKLLSLAGFELRDFKDCTLGDSTPNAARNFAIKEFILENGTKADYMLFVAGKACGVIEAKKFSLSLSGAENQAKNYAYTLPAHIPSYQDILPFVYVSNASEIYFTDLREPSPRARRIFAFHTPKELLDKLSSTSLRDRIQHLPALSSQDSKKLRDCQKDAIEGLEKSLKQNKQRALIHMATGAGKTFTACNFAYRLLSIAKAKRILFLVDRNNLGKQAKKEFDNFSPSADKRNFSEIYNVVHLETNHIPTESKVVITTIQRLYSILRGESEFDSAEEEHSAFENEDKETKEVAYNPQIGIDTFDFIIIDECHRSIYGLWRQVLEYFDAFLIGLSATPSKHTLGFFAQNIVAQYDLEKSILDKVNVGYEIFRIKTQISEQGSIIEANAEFQVPFRDKDTRKIGYESLEEDLEYSKADLDRSVLAPSQIRTILETYRDKVFDLLFPERERSYLPKTLIFAKDDNHAEEIVRLAREVFNADNEFAQKITYNIGNQNPQELINAFRHSKRFRIAVTVDMIATGTDIKPLEVLIFMRDVKSASYYAQMVGRGVRSIHNDDLRAVTPNADCKTRFYVIDAVGVSESQKIDSRPLEHKKHLSLKELLQLVRESVAKGEYDKDTLLSLASRLTRLELSLSKEDNASLQELNFGKSLCALAKEILEFADSLQALERAEVAHNPLEVFTNDTFCKLLLELAKKSKIYIDEISQDSVLELGFDTQKAQNLIAQFNEFILQHKDEITALSIIYSQNYKNRHLTYEVIKELAHKLKQDSMDIPSLWNAYKLRDKGKVSKNPSKNLTNLISLVRYALKVDTELQDFAIGANARYNLWRGRCKKKGIAFSPEQEAFLKLIKEYIIANGCAEVKDIQEICADLGGIYRAKAIFNDSLPSLVEELSLALVG, from the coding sequence TTGGAACAAGATTTAAAGCCAGAGCAACAAGCAAGAGAAGAGATTGATAAGCTTTTATCACTAGCGGGATTTGAGCTAAGAGATTTTAAGGATTGCACTTTGGGAGATTCTACACCCAATGCGGCACGCAATTTTGCCATAAAAGAATTTATCCTAGAAAATGGCACAAAGGCAGATTATATGCTTTTTGTCGCGGGCAAGGCGTGTGGAGTGATAGAGGCGAAAAAATTTTCTTTGTCTCTAAGTGGGGCGGAAAATCAAGCCAAAAATTATGCTTATACTCTCCCCGCGCATATTCCCTCTTATCAAGATATTTTGCCCTTTGTTTATGTCAGCAATGCGAGTGAAATTTATTTTACAGATTTACGCGAACCAAGCCCACGCGCAAGGAGGATTTTTGCCTTTCACACGCCAAAAGAGCTTTTGGATAAACTTAGCTCCACTTCTTTGCGTGATAGAATCCAACACCTCCCAGCACTAAGCAGCCAAGATTCTAAAAAGCTAAGAGATTGTCAAAAAGACGCGATAGAGGGCTTAGAAAAATCTTTGAAGCAAAACAAACAAAGAGCATTAATCCATATGGCAACAGGTGCAGGTAAAACCTTTACCGCTTGTAATTTTGCGTATCGTCTACTAAGCATAGCAAAAGCAAAGCGCATTTTGTTTCTTGTGGATAGAAACAATCTTGGCAAACAAGCAAAAAAAGAATTTGATAATTTCAGCCCAAGTGCAGACAAGCGGAATTTTAGCGAGATTTATAATGTGGTGCATTTAGAGACAAATCACATTCCCACAGAATCCAAAGTCGTGATTACGACAATTCAGCGGCTGTATTCTATCTTGCGTGGAGAGAGTGAGTTTGATAGCGCAGAGGAGGAACACTCCGCCTTTGAAAATGAGGATAAAGAAACAAAAGAAGTTGCCTATAATCCCCAAATTGGCATTGATACCTTTGATTTTATCATCATTGATGAATGCCACCGCAGCATTTATGGGCTGTGGCGACAAGTGCTAGAGTATTTTGACGCGTTTCTTATCGGGCTTAGTGCGACACCCTCTAAACACACTCTAGGCTTTTTCGCTCAAAATATTGTGGCGCAATATGATTTAGAAAAATCCATTCTTGACAAAGTCAATGTGGGCTATGAAATCTTTAGGATTAAAACCCAAATTAGCGAGCAAGGAAGTATTATTGAAGCAAATGCGGAATTTCAAGTGCCATTCCGCGATAAAGACACGCGAAAAATCGGCTATGAGAGCTTAGAGGAGGATTTAGAATATTCCAAAGCAGATTTAGACCGCTCTGTGCTTGCTCCTAGCCAAATCCGCACGATTTTAGAGACTTATAGAGACAAAGTCTTTGACCTACTTTTTCCCGAACGTGAGCGCAGCTATTTGCCCAAAACTTTGATTTTTGCTAAAGATGATAATCACGCAGAGGAAATCGTGCGTCTTGCGCGAGAAGTGTTTAATGCAGACAATGAGTTTGCGCAAAAAATCACCTACAATATCGGCAATCAAAACCCACAAGAGCTTATCAACGCCTTTAGGCATTCCAAAAGGTTTAGAATCGCAGTTACGGTGGATATGATAGCCACAGGCACGGACATTAAGCCCTTAGAAGTGCTGATTTTTATGCGTGATGTCAAATCGGCGAGTTATTATGCGCAAATGGTTGGGCGCGGGGTGCGGAGTATCCATAATGACGATTTAAGGGCAGTTACGCCAAATGCGGATTGCAAGACGCGTTTTTATGTGATTGACGCGGTGGGCGTGAGTGAATCTCAAAAGATTGATTCGCGCCCCTTAGAGCACAAGAAACACTTAAGTTTAAAAGAGCTTTTGCAACTTGTGCGCGAGAGTGTGGCAAAAGGAGAATATGACAAAGACACGCTTTTAAGCCTTGCTTCAAGGCTTACGCGTTTAGAGTTAAGCTTAAGCAAGGAGGACAATGCGAGTTTGCAAGAACTTAATTTTGGCAAAAGCCTTTGTGCGCTCGCAAAAGAGATTTTAGAATTTGCGGATTCCTTACAAGCGTTAGAGAGGGCAGAGGTGGCGCACAATCCACTAGAGGTTTTCACAAATGACACATTTTGCAAGCTGCTTTTAGAGTTGGCAAAAAAGAGCAAAATTTATATTGATGAAATCTCGCAGGATTCTGTGCTTGAGCTAGGATTTGACACGCAAAAAGCGCAGAATCTCATCGCGCAATTTAATGAGTTTATTTTGCAGCATAAAGACGAAATCACCGCCCTAAGCATTATCTACTCACAAAATTACAAAAACCGCCACCTAACTTATGAGGTAATTAAGGAGTTAGCGCATAAGCTTAAGCAGGATTCTATGGATATTCCAAGCTTATGGAATGCGTATAAACTGCGCGATAAGGGCAAAGTGAGTAAGAATCCTAGCAAAAACCTAACCAACCTCATCTCCCTTGTGCGTTACGCACTCAAAGTTGATACAGAGTTGCAAGATTTTGCGATTGGGGCAAATGCGCGTTATAATCTGTGGCGTGGGCGATGTAAGAAAAAGGGCATTGCATTTAGCCCCGAGCAAGAGGCATTTTTGAAGCTTATCAAAGAATACATTATCGCAAATGGCTGTGCAGAAGTCAAAGATATTCAAGAGATTTGCGCGGACTTAGGCGGGATTTATAGAGCAAAAGCGATTTTTAACGATTCTTTGCCTAGTCTTGTGGAGGAGCTAAGTTTGGCATTGGTGGGGTAG